One Nitrospira sp. genomic region harbors:
- a CDS encoding HAD family hydrolase, translated as MAEPTVVVLFDVDNTLLDNDRIAADLTRHLDEEIGTRGERQYWAIFEELRAQLGYVDYLGALQRYRQVYPRDPHLLTLSRFLLNYPFAERLFPQACEVVRQTAEWSNPVILSDGDVVFQPRKIDRSGLYEAVEGHVLIYIHKEKELDDVEQRYPADHYVLVDDKLRILTAVKAYWGERVTTVFPRQGHYATDPEVLRTFPSADLSIDRIGDLLHIDQAAVLAAARRR; from the coding sequence GGCTGAACCCACCGTGGTCGTACTGTTCGATGTCGACAATACGTTGCTGGACAATGACCGGATCGCCGCCGACCTCACTCGGCACCTGGATGAAGAAATCGGCACCAGGGGAGAACGGCAGTACTGGGCGATCTTCGAGGAATTGCGAGCGCAGCTAGGGTACGTCGACTATCTCGGCGCCTTGCAGCGGTATCGACAGGTCTATCCGCGCGACCCACATCTGCTCACGCTCTCGCGGTTTCTGCTGAACTATCCGTTCGCCGAACGGTTGTTTCCGCAGGCCTGCGAGGTGGTGCGGCAGACGGCTGAGTGGAGCAACCCCGTCATCCTGTCGGACGGCGACGTGGTGTTCCAGCCTCGCAAGATCGATCGCTCCGGCCTGTATGAGGCGGTGGAAGGCCATGTCCTGATCTATATTCACAAAGAGAAAGAACTGGACGATGTCGAGCAACGGTATCCGGCCGACCACTATGTGCTGGTCGACGACAAACTGCGCATTCTCACAGCCGTGAAGGCCTATTGGGGAGAACGGGTCACGACGGTGTTTCCACGTCAGGGCCATTATGCGACCGATCCGGAGGTGTTGCGGACCTTTCCGTCCGCCGACCTGTCGATTGATCGCATCGGCGATCTGTTGCACATCGATCAAGCGGCAGTGCTCGCGGCGGCGCGCCGCCGCTGA